In the Thermodesulfobacteriota bacterium genome, one interval contains:
- a CDS encoding transposase — translation MKKNISQKRGTGNQKIKEVFEQFTGSNLTRFGGTGLIRRFFKRHRIQERIEERVKVEGRRVSKYSVGAMFTSLLYGIFLGYPRPSHMKGLCTDRVFQKVAGIFGFPVQSTISRFLSALRVEGSREIAMLNFDLLMGLRKGLKSFRSICLDLDSHVSTVYGSQQRAGVGYN, via the coding sequence GTGAAAAAGAATATATCTCAAAAAAGAGGGACAGGCAATCAAAAAATAAAGGAGGTCTTTGAGCAGTTCACCGGGAGTAACCTCACCCGGTTCGGGGGCACAGGGCTTATAAGGAGATTCTTTAAGAGACACCGTATCCAGGAGAGGATAGAAGAGAGGGTGAAAGTAGAGGGCCGGAGGGTGAGTAAATATAGCGTTGGTGCGATGTTCACGAGCCTTCTTTACGGTATCTTTTTGGGTTATCCGAGGCCGAGCCATATGAAGGGTCTCTGTACCGACAGGGTATTCCAGAAGGTAGCGGGCATTTTCGGCTTCCCGGTTCAATCCACCATAAGCCGCTTCCTCTCCGCTCTGCGGGTTGAAGGGTCCAGGGAGATAGCCATGCTTAACTTTGACCTTCTTATGGGGTTGAGAAAGGGTCTGAAGTCCTTTAGGAGCATCTGTCTTGACCTGGATTCCCATGTAAGCACTGTGTATGGCAGTCAACAGAGGGCTGGGGTTGGATATAACC